From a region of the Neobacillus niacini genome:
- a CDS encoding YhcU family protein, giving the protein MKIVFASTPGQEEEICELVRYIYSTVFPLYFTDKEISEFEQLRVLHTPEDFNTLKDAFQVMASMQTVISILESPTLDDQYAALFNKNVTNLQEFGLFFPFEFEQFVEAKNMKNSVFSIYTKAANELLV; this is encoded by the coding sequence GTGAAAATTGTTTTTGCCTCGACACCGGGTCAAGAAGAAGAAATTTGTGAACTTGTGAGGTATATCTATTCAACTGTTTTTCCACTCTATTTTACGGATAAGGAAATTAGTGAGTTTGAACAATTAAGAGTATTGCATACCCCAGAAGACTTTAATACTCTAAAGGATGCCTTTCAAGTAATGGCAAGTATGCAAACAGTAATATCAATACTAGAGTCTCCAACTCTTGATGATCAGTATGCTGCATTATTTAATAAGAATGTAACTAATCTACAAGAATTTGGTCTTTTCTTTCCGTTTGAGTTTGAACAATTTGTTGAAGCAAAAAATATGAAAAACAGTGTATTTAGTATTTATACCAAAGCAGCTAATGAACTACTTGTTTAA
- a CDS encoding RluA family pseudouridine synthase, which produces MLKTTRKGNWMEMITPRVWEGKTIEDIFRTEWEVPKKLTHQFRMEHNVLVNGMKANWNIPLKNGDKVLIKLFEEAAPPILLDFFYDIQVLYEDDHVIVFNKPANMSTHPNDENDKNTLLHAAQFHVQSNGEKVSVRQVHRLDKDTTGAILFAKHALSGAILDRMLEKHQIKRTYLAIVDGHIKKKKGKICEPIGRDRHHATRRRVSTSGQAATTHYQVIKEEKDHSYVKCWLETGRTHQIRVHLSHIGHPLVGDTLYGGKPLYKRQALHAAKLDFTHPITGENISCYAPFIDQPPIFKNIDVYSL; this is translated from the coding sequence ATGTTAAAAACAACGCGTAAAGGCAATTGGATGGAAATGATTACACCAAGAGTTTGGGAAGGAAAAACCATTGAGGATATATTTCGTACGGAATGGGAGGTGCCTAAGAAGCTAACCCATCAATTCCGGATGGAACATAACGTTTTAGTAAATGGGATGAAAGCAAATTGGAATATTCCTCTTAAAAACGGGGATAAGGTTCTAATTAAACTATTTGAGGAAGCGGCACCTCCAATCCTACTGGACTTTTTCTATGATATACAGGTCCTATACGAAGACGACCATGTGATTGTTTTTAATAAACCAGCTAATATGAGTACACATCCGAATGATGAAAATGATAAAAATACACTGTTACATGCTGCACAATTTCATGTACAGTCAAACGGTGAAAAAGTGTCGGTGCGTCAAGTACACCGTCTAGACAAGGATACGACAGGTGCGATCCTGTTTGCAAAACACGCATTATCTGGTGCCATCTTAGACAGAATGCTTGAAAAACATCAAATAAAGAGAACGTACCTGGCAATCGTCGATGGTCATATAAAAAAGAAGAAAGGGAAAATATGCGAGCCAATTGGACGCGACAGGCACCACGCAACCAGAAGACGCGTTTCAACCTCTGGGCAAGCGGCCACTACACATTATCAAGTTATTAAAGAGGAAAAAGATCATTCTTATGTCAAATGCTGGCTTGAAACGGGGAGAACACACCAAATACGCGTTCATTTAAGTCACATAGGACATCCTTTAGTAGGCGATACATTATATGGCGGGAAACCGTTATACAAGAGGCAGGCATTACATGCAGCAAAATTAGATTTCACACACCCTATTACTGGTGAAAACATTAGCTGTTATGCTCCATTTATCGATCAGCCACCTATCTTCAAAAATATTGATGTTTATAGCTTATAA
- a CDS encoding GlsB/YeaQ/YmgE family stress response membrane protein, with protein sequence MSFIWALIVGGVIGWLAGLIVGRNIPGGIIGNIIAGFVGAWLGTLLLGDWGPNVADFAIIPAIIGSVALVFLLSLVMRAFRKAD encoded by the coding sequence ATGAGTTTCATATGGGCATTAATTGTCGGTGGTGTGATTGGCTGGTTAGCTGGTCTTATTGTAGGAAGAAATATTCCAGGCGGCATTATTGGTAATATAATTGCTGGGTTTGTTGGCGCATGGCTCGGTACTTTACTATTAGGAGATTGGGGGCCAAATGTTGCCGATTTTGCAATTATCCCCGCTATCATTGGATCTGTAGCATTGGTATTCCTATTATCATTAGTAATGCGCGCATTTAGAAAAGCAGACTAG
- a CDS encoding DUF47 domain-containing protein has product MAKKVDKFSALLSNISSNLKEGANYFADYKLKNISDLKIFSEKMKEIETKGDSYVHEVIKQLNDAFITPIEREDILHLANSMDDVLDGLEATAALFEMYSITQADDFMLQFVDALKSSVHEIDEAMELLANKKLPQMREHAIKIKDYESKCDNILRQSIKQLFTVEKDPIRIIQYKEIYENLEDIADSCQSVANTLETIIMKNA; this is encoded by the coding sequence ATGGCAAAAAAGGTTGATAAATTTTCAGCACTACTAAGTAATATTTCTTCTAACTTAAAGGAAGGCGCGAATTACTTTGCTGATTATAAATTAAAAAATATAAGTGATTTGAAAATCTTCTCTGAAAAAATGAAAGAAATTGAAACAAAGGGAGATTCCTATGTCCATGAGGTGATTAAACAATTAAATGATGCATTTATCACGCCAATTGAACGTGAGGACATTCTTCATCTAGCAAACAGCATGGATGACGTCCTAGACGGTCTAGAAGCGACAGCAGCATTGTTTGAAATGTACTCAATCACTCAAGCAGATGATTTTATGCTCCAATTTGTTGATGCGTTAAAATCAAGTGTCCATGAAATTGATGAAGCGATGGAATTATTAGCGAATAAGAAACTTCCTCAAATGAGAGAACATGCGATTAAAATAAAAGATTATGAATCCAAATGTGATAATATCCTGCGTCAGTCGATTAAGCAATTATTTACAGTAGAAAAAGATCCAATCAGAATTATTCAGTACAAGGAAATTTATGAAAATCTTGAGGACATTGCAGACAGCTGTCAATCCGTTGCAAATACACTTGAAACCATCATCATGAAAAATGCATAA
- a CDS encoding YitT family protein: MLIGSLLLSLGVNGFLVPYHLLDGGVIGLGLIFHYFYGWPTGLTMIVLSLPLYILAWFFERRYFYYSLHGLIISSFCIDLLSFINGKIQIGIFPSTIIGGILVGVGIGLMLRYDTSTGGTDLLAQIITKFTSVNIGIIIFLIDGLVITSGIQVVGLEKFFYSLVTIIFVGLMTSLTVIRKPEPY; the protein is encoded by the coding sequence ATGCTGATTGGCAGCTTACTATTAAGTCTCGGAGTAAATGGGTTTTTGGTTCCTTATCATCTGCTCGATGGCGGGGTGATAGGTTTAGGGTTAATCTTTCATTATTTTTACGGATGGCCTACAGGTCTTACTATGATTGTACTAAGTCTTCCTCTCTATATCTTGGCATGGTTTTTTGAAAGACGGTACTTTTACTACAGTCTGCACGGCCTCATAATCTCTTCTTTTTGCATAGATTTACTTTCATTTATCAATGGAAAAATCCAGATTGGTATTTTTCCTAGTACCATTATTGGAGGTATTCTGGTAGGAGTTGGTATTGGTTTAATGCTCCGTTATGATACAAGCACGGGTGGAACTGATTTACTAGCCCAGATAATTACTAAATTTACTTCTGTTAATATTGGGATTATTATATTTCTGATTGACGGACTTGTCATTACTAGCGGGATTCAAGTCGTAGGTTTAGAAAAATTCTTTTATTCACTAGTAACCATTATCTTTGTAGGTTTAATGACTTCACTGACAGTGATTAGAAAACCTGAACCATATTAG
- the proC gene encoding pyrroline-5-carboxylate reductase: MNKKIGFIGAGKMAQAMLEGILKSKMIPKENIIASAKTEGTLEKIESNYQIRTTQNNQDVARFADILILAVKPDQHSNVIQEIKNDVHSDSIIITIAAGITLDDIEREFGVNVKAIRTMPNTPSLVGEGMTAICSNERLNEEEVLEVELLFHTFGKTESLDERLMDAVPAISGSSPAYVYMMIEAMADGGVKQGIPRDKAYRLAAQAVLGAAKMVLETDRHPGELKDNVCTPGGATIEAVAELEKRQFRGSVLAAMESCTRKVKSLQ; the protein is encoded by the coding sequence CAAAAGAAAATATTATCGCCAGCGCTAAAACAGAAGGAACTCTTGAAAAAATCGAATCTAACTATCAAATACGAACGACCCAAAATAATCAAGACGTAGCGAGGTTTGCAGATATTTTGATTCTAGCTGTAAAACCTGACCAGCATTCGAACGTTATTCAGGAGATAAAGAATGACGTTCACTCTGACTCAATAATTATAACTATAGCAGCTGGAATTACATTGGATGATATTGAAAGAGAGTTTGGTGTTAATGTAAAAGCAATCAGGACAATGCCAAACACTCCTTCCTTGGTCGGCGAAGGCATGACAGCTATTTGTTCGAATGAGAGGCTCAATGAGGAAGAGGTATTAGAAGTTGAACTTCTCTTTCATACGTTTGGAAAAACAGAGAGCCTGGATGAAAGATTAATGGATGCTGTCCCAGCGATAAGTGGTTCATCCCCAGCCTATGTCTATATGATGATAGAAGCGATGGCGGACGGAGGAGTTAAGCAGGGAATTCCTAGGGATAAAGCATATCGACTTGCCGCACAGGCAGTCCTTGGAGCAGCTAAAATGGTACTCGAAACAGACAGACACCCAGGAGAACTAAAAGATAATGTTTGTACACCAGGAGGAGCGACCATAGAAGCCGTAGCTGAGCTCGAAAAGAGACAATTTCGAGGTTCCGTATTGGCCGCCATGGAAAGCTGTACAAGAAAGGTAAAGTCATTACAGTAA